A part of Cannabis sativa cultivar Pink pepper isolate KNU-18-1 chromosome 6, ASM2916894v1, whole genome shotgun sequence genomic DNA contains:
- the LOC115724483 gene encoding uncharacterized protein At1g10890 isoform X2 — protein sequence MRRKSRSVSPRRRRSRSLTARRRRSRSRSPRHHKRPRSQSSSISPVHKSSSPSLGSIERKNASEKMKKQEEEKKRRQQEAELKLLEEETAKRVEEAIRRKVEEKLNSEEIRLEIQRRLEEGRKKLLDDVAVLLEKEKEAALLEARQKEEQARKEKEELERMLEENRRRVEEAQEREALEQQRREEERYRELEEIQRQKEEAMRRKKQEEEQERLNQIKLLGKNKSRPKLSFAFGSK from the exons ATGAG AAGGAAAAGTCGGTCTGTTTCCCCTAGACGCCGTCGAAGTCGTTCATTAACTGCTAGACGTCGTCGGAGTCGTTCTCGCAGTCCAAGGCATCATAAGCGACCAAGAAGTCAGAGTTCATCAATATCTCCAGTTCATAAATCCTCTAGTCCAAGTCTTGGGTCAATAGAGCGCAAGAATGCAagtgaaaaaatgaaaaaacaagaagaagagaagaaaag GCGACAACAAGAAGCAGAACTAAAATTGCTGGAGGAAGAAACTGCAAAGAGAGTTGAAGAAGCAATTCGTAGAAAAGTTGAAGAGAAATTAAATTCTGAGGAGATTAGATTAGAAATACAAAGGCGCTTGGAAGAAGGACGCAAGAAACTTCTAGATGACGTTGCAGTTCTATTAGAGAAAGAAAAGGAAGCTGCTCTTCTCGAAGCTAGACAGAAGGAG GAACAAGCACGGAAAGAGAAGGAAGAGCTAGAAAGGATGCTTGAAGAGAATCGAAGGAGGGTAGAAGAAGCGCAGGAGAGGGAAGCTTTGGAACAGCAGCGGAGGGAGGAGGAACGATATCGGGAGCTAGAAGagattcaaagacaaaaagaaGAGGCGATGCGGAGGAAGAAGCAAGAGGAGGAGCAAGAACGGTTGAACCAGATAAAATTGTTGGGTAAAAACAAATCCAGGCCAAAGTTGTCATTTGCATTTGGCTCCAAATGA
- the LOC115724483 gene encoding uncharacterized protein At1g10890 isoform X1, which yields MPRDLSRSRSPSRRRRSPSPIGHRVNSRRSRRDRSRSPYSSYSRSRRKSRSVSPRRRRSRSLTARRRRSRSRSPRHHKRPRSQSSSISPVHKSSSPSLGSIERKNASEKMKKQEEEKKRRQQEAELKLLEEETAKRVEEAIRRKVEEKLNSEEIRLEIQRRLEEGRKKLLDDVAVLLEKEKEAALLEARQKEEQARKEKEELERMLEENRRRVEEAQEREALEQQRREEERYRELEEIQRQKEEAMRRKKQEEEQERLNQIKLLGKNKSRPKLSFAFGSK from the exons ATGCCTAGAGATCTCTCAAGGTCACGATCACCTTCTAGGCGAAGGCGTTCACCGTCACCAATTGGACATAGGGTGAATAGCCGAAGAAGCAGAAGAGATAGAAGCAGATCTCCATATTCCTCCTATTCTCGTAGCAG AAGGAAAAGTCGGTCTGTTTCCCCTAGACGCCGTCGAAGTCGTTCATTAACTGCTAGACGTCGTCGGAGTCGTTCTCGCAGTCCAAGGCATCATAAGCGACCAAGAAGTCAGAGTTCATCAATATCTCCAGTTCATAAATCCTCTAGTCCAAGTCTTGGGTCAATAGAGCGCAAGAATGCAagtgaaaaaatgaaaaaacaagaagaagagaagaaaag GCGACAACAAGAAGCAGAACTAAAATTGCTGGAGGAAGAAACTGCAAAGAGAGTTGAAGAAGCAATTCGTAGAAAAGTTGAAGAGAAATTAAATTCTGAGGAGATTAGATTAGAAATACAAAGGCGCTTGGAAGAAGGACGCAAGAAACTTCTAGATGACGTTGCAGTTCTATTAGAGAAAGAAAAGGAAGCTGCTCTTCTCGAAGCTAGACAGAAGGAG GAACAAGCACGGAAAGAGAAGGAAGAGCTAGAAAGGATGCTTGAAGAGAATCGAAGGAGGGTAGAAGAAGCGCAGGAGAGGGAAGCTTTGGAACAGCAGCGGAGGGAGGAGGAACGATATCGGGAGCTAGAAGagattcaaagacaaaaagaaGAGGCGATGCGGAGGAAGAAGCAAGAGGAGGAGCAAGAACGGTTGAACCAGATAAAATTGTTGGGTAAAAACAAATCCAGGCCAAAGTTGTCATTTGCATTTGGCTCCAAATGA